A single window of Nomascus leucogenys isolate Asia chromosome 18, Asia_NLE_v1, whole genome shotgun sequence DNA harbors:
- the HMGCR gene encoding 3-hydroxy-3-methylglutaryl-Coenzyme A reductase isoform X1, with amino-acid sequence MLSRLFRMHGLFVASHPWEVIVGTVTLTICMMSMNMFTGNNKICGWNYECPKFEEDVLSSDIIILTITRCIAILYIYFQFQNLRQLGSKYILGIAGLFTIFSSFVFSTVVIHFLDKELTGLNEALPFFLLLIDLSRASTLAKFALSSNSQDEVRENIARGMAILGPTFTLDALVECLVIGVGTMSGVRQLEIMCCFGCMSVLANYFVFMTFFPACVSLVLELSRESREGRPIWQLSHFARVLEEEENKPNPVTQRVKMIMSLGLVLVHAHSRWIADPSPQNSTADTSKVSLGLDENVSKRIEPSVSLWQFYLSKMISMDIEQVITLSLALLLAVKYIFFEQTETESTLSLKNPITSPVVTQKKVPDNCCRREPMLVRNNQKCDSVEEETGINRERKVEVIKPLVAETDTPNRATFVVGNSSLLDTSSVLVTQEPEIELTREPRPNEECLQILGNAEKGAKFLSDAEIIQLVNAKHIPAYKLETLMETHERGVSIRRQLLSKKLSEPSSLQYLPYRDYNYSLVMGACCENVIGYMPIPVGVAGPLCLDGKEFQVPMATTEGCLVASTNRGCRAIGLGGGASSRVLADGMTRGPVVRLPRACDSAEVKAWLETSEGFTVIKEAFDSTSRFARLQKLHTSIAGRNLYIRFQSRSGDAMGMNMISKGTEKALSKLHEYFPEMQILAVSGNYCTDKKPAAINWIEGRGKSVVCEAVIPAKVVREVLKTTTEAMIEVNINKNLVGSAMAGSIGGYNAHAANIVTAIYIACGQDAAQNVGSSNCITLMEASGPTNEDLYISCTMPSIEIGTVGGGTNLLPQQACLQMLGVQGACKDNPGENARQLARIVCGTVMAGELSLMAALAAGHLVKSHMIHNRSKINLQDLQGACTKKTA; translated from the exons ATGTTGTCAAGACTTTTTCGAATGCATGGCCTCTTTGTGGCCTCCCATCCCTGGGAAGTCATAGTGGGGACAGTGACACTGACCATCTGCATGATGTCCATGAACATGTTTACTGGTAACAATAAGATCTGTGGTTGGAATTATGAATGTCCAAAGTTTGAAGAG GATGTTTTGAGCAGCGACATTATAATTCTGACAATAACACGATGCATAGCAATCCTGTATATTTACTTCCAGTTCCAGAATTTACGTCAACTtggatcaaaatatattttgg GTATTGCTGGCCTCTTCACAATTTTCTCAAGCTTTGTATTCAGTACAGTTGTCATTCACTTTTTAGACAAAGAATTGACAGGCTTGAA tGAAGCTTTGCCCTTTTTCCTACTTTTGATTGACCTTTCCAGAGCAAGCACATTAGCAAAGTTTGCCCTCAGTTCCAACTCTCAG GATGAAGTAAGGGAAAATATTGCTCGTGGAATGGCAATTTTAGGTCCTACGTTTACCCTCGATGCTCTTGTTGAATGTCTTGTGATTGGAGTTGGTACCATGTCAG GGGTACGTCAGCTTGAAATTATGTGCTGCTTTGGCTGCATGTCAGTTCTTGCCAACTACTTCGTGTTCATGACTTTCTTCCCAGCTTGTGTGTCCTTGGTATTAGAG CTTTCTCGGGAAAGCCGCGAGGGTCGTCCAATTTGGCAGCTCAGCCATTTTGCCCGAGttttagaagaagaagaaaataagccaAATCCTGTAACTCAGAGGGTCAAGATGATTATG tctcTAGGCTTGGTTCTTGTTCATGCTCACAGTCGCTGGATAGCTGATCCTTCTCCTCAAAACAGTACAGCAGATACTTCTAAGGTTTCTTTAGGACTGGATGAAAATGTGTCCAAGAGAATTGAACCAAGTGTTTCCCTCTGGCAATTTTATCTCTCTAA aaTGATCAGCATGGATATTGAACAAGTTATCACCCTAAGTTTAGCTCTCCTTCTGGCTGTCAAGTACATCTTCTTTGAACAAACAGAGACAGAATCTACACTCTCATTAAAAAACCCTATCACATCTCCTGTAGTGACACAAAAGAAAGTCCCAGACAATTGTTGTAGACGTGAACCTATGCTGGTCAGAAATAACCAGAAATGTGATTCAGTAGAGGAAGAGACAGGGATAAACCGAGAAAGAAAAG TTGAGGTTATAAAACCCTTAGTGGCTGAAACAGATACCCCAAACAGAGCTACATTTGTGGTTGGTAACTCCTCCTTACTCGATACTTCATCAGTACTGGTGACACAGGAACCTGAAATTGAACTTACCAGGGAACCTCGGCCTAACGAAGAATGTCTACAGATACTTGGGAATGCAGAG aaAGGTGCAAAATTCCTTAGTGATGCTGAGATCATCCAGTTAGTCAATGCTAAGCATATCCCAGCCTACAAGTTGGAAACTCTGATGGAAACTCATGAGCGTGGTGTATCTATTCGCAGACAGTTACTTTCCAAAAAGCTTTCAGAACCTTCTTCTCTCCAGTACCTACCTTACAGGGATTATAATTACTCCTTG GTGATGGGAGCTTGTTGTGAGAATGTTATTGGATATATGCCCATCCCTGTTGGAGTGGCAGGACCCCTTTGCTTGGATGGAAAAGAATTTCAGGTTCCAATGGCAACAACAGAAGGTTGTCTTGTGGCCAGCACCAATAGAGGCTGCAGAGCAATAGGT CTTGGTGGAGGTGCCAGCAGCCGAGTCCTTGCAGATGGAATGACTCGTGGCCCAGTTGTGCGTCTTCCACGTGCTTGTGACTCTGCGGAAGTGAAAGCCTGGCTCGAAACATCTGAAGGGTTCACAGTGATAAAGGAGGCATTTGACAGCACTAGCAG ATTTGCACGTCTACAGAAACTTCATACAAGTATAGCTGGACGCAACCTTTATATCCGTTTCCAGTCCAGGTCAGGGGATGCCATGGGGATGAACATGATTTCAAAG GGTACAGAGAAAGCACTTTCAAAACTTCACGAGTATTTCCCTGAAATGCAGATTCTAGCCGTTAGTGGTAACTATTGTACTGACAAGAAACCTGCTGCTATAAATTGGATAGAGGGAAGAGGAAAATCTGTTGTTTGTGAAGCTGTCATTCCAGCCAAGGTTGTCAGAGAA GTATTAAAGACGACCACAGAGGCTATGATTGAGGTCAACATTAACAAGAATTTAGTGGGCTCTGCCATGGCTGGGAGCATAGGGGGCTACAACGCCCATGCAGCAAACATTGTCACTGCCATCTACATTGCCTGTGGACAG GATGCAGCACAGAATGTTGGTAGTTCAAACTGTATTACTTTAATGGAAGCAAGTGGTCCCACAAATGAAGATTTATATATCAGCTGCACCATGCCATCTATAGAGATAGGAACGGTGGGTGGTGGGACCAACCTACTACCTCAGCAAGCCTGTTTGCAG ATGCTAGGTGTTCAAGGAGCATGCAAAGATAATCCTGGGGAAAATGCTCGTCAGCTTGCCCGAATTGTGTGTGGGACTGTAATGGCTGGGGAATTGTCACTTATGGCAGCATTGGCAGCAGGTCATCTTGTCAAAAGTCACATGATTCACAACAG GTCGAAGATCAATTTACAAGACCTCCAAGGAGCTTGCACCAAGAAGACAGCTTGA
- the HMGCR gene encoding 3-hydroxy-3-methylglutaryl-Coenzyme A reductase isoform X2, whose translation MAILGPTFTLDALVECLVIGVGTMSGVRQLEIMCCFGCMSVLANYFVFMTFFPACVSLVLELSRESREGRPIWQLSHFARVLEEEENKPNPVTQRVKMIMSLGLVLVHAHSRWIADPSPQNSTADTSKVSLGLDENVSKRIEPSVSLWQFYLSKMISMDIEQVITLSLALLLAVKYIFFEQTETESTLSLKNPITSPVVTQKKVPDNCCRREPMLVRNNQKCDSVEEETGINRERKVEVIKPLVAETDTPNRATFVVGNSSLLDTSSVLVTQEPEIELTREPRPNEECLQILGNAEKGAKFLSDAEIIQLVNAKHIPAYKLETLMETHERGVSIRRQLLSKKLSEPSSLQYLPYRDYNYSLVMGACCENVIGYMPIPVGVAGPLCLDGKEFQVPMATTEGCLVASTNRGCRAIGLGGGASSRVLADGMTRGPVVRLPRACDSAEVKAWLETSEGFTVIKEAFDSTSRFARLQKLHTSIAGRNLYIRFQSRSGDAMGMNMISKGTEKALSKLHEYFPEMQILAVSGNYCTDKKPAAINWIEGRGKSVVCEAVIPAKVVREVLKTTTEAMIEVNINKNLVGSAMAGSIGGYNAHAANIVTAIYIACGQDAAQNVGSSNCITLMEASGPTNEDLYISCTMPSIEIGTVGGGTNLLPQQACLQMLGVQGACKDNPGENARQLARIVCGTVMAGELSLMAALAAGHLVKSHMIHNRSKINLQDLQGACTKKTA comes from the exons ATGGCAATTTTAGGTCCTACGTTTACCCTCGATGCTCTTGTTGAATGTCTTGTGATTGGAGTTGGTACCATGTCAG GGGTACGTCAGCTTGAAATTATGTGCTGCTTTGGCTGCATGTCAGTTCTTGCCAACTACTTCGTGTTCATGACTTTCTTCCCAGCTTGTGTGTCCTTGGTATTAGAG CTTTCTCGGGAAAGCCGCGAGGGTCGTCCAATTTGGCAGCTCAGCCATTTTGCCCGAGttttagaagaagaagaaaataagccaAATCCTGTAACTCAGAGGGTCAAGATGATTATG tctcTAGGCTTGGTTCTTGTTCATGCTCACAGTCGCTGGATAGCTGATCCTTCTCCTCAAAACAGTACAGCAGATACTTCTAAGGTTTCTTTAGGACTGGATGAAAATGTGTCCAAGAGAATTGAACCAAGTGTTTCCCTCTGGCAATTTTATCTCTCTAA aaTGATCAGCATGGATATTGAACAAGTTATCACCCTAAGTTTAGCTCTCCTTCTGGCTGTCAAGTACATCTTCTTTGAACAAACAGAGACAGAATCTACACTCTCATTAAAAAACCCTATCACATCTCCTGTAGTGACACAAAAGAAAGTCCCAGACAATTGTTGTAGACGTGAACCTATGCTGGTCAGAAATAACCAGAAATGTGATTCAGTAGAGGAAGAGACAGGGATAAACCGAGAAAGAAAAG TTGAGGTTATAAAACCCTTAGTGGCTGAAACAGATACCCCAAACAGAGCTACATTTGTGGTTGGTAACTCCTCCTTACTCGATACTTCATCAGTACTGGTGACACAGGAACCTGAAATTGAACTTACCAGGGAACCTCGGCCTAACGAAGAATGTCTACAGATACTTGGGAATGCAGAG aaAGGTGCAAAATTCCTTAGTGATGCTGAGATCATCCAGTTAGTCAATGCTAAGCATATCCCAGCCTACAAGTTGGAAACTCTGATGGAAACTCATGAGCGTGGTGTATCTATTCGCAGACAGTTACTTTCCAAAAAGCTTTCAGAACCTTCTTCTCTCCAGTACCTACCTTACAGGGATTATAATTACTCCTTG GTGATGGGAGCTTGTTGTGAGAATGTTATTGGATATATGCCCATCCCTGTTGGAGTGGCAGGACCCCTTTGCTTGGATGGAAAAGAATTTCAGGTTCCAATGGCAACAACAGAAGGTTGTCTTGTGGCCAGCACCAATAGAGGCTGCAGAGCAATAGGT CTTGGTGGAGGTGCCAGCAGCCGAGTCCTTGCAGATGGAATGACTCGTGGCCCAGTTGTGCGTCTTCCACGTGCTTGTGACTCTGCGGAAGTGAAAGCCTGGCTCGAAACATCTGAAGGGTTCACAGTGATAAAGGAGGCATTTGACAGCACTAGCAG ATTTGCACGTCTACAGAAACTTCATACAAGTATAGCTGGACGCAACCTTTATATCCGTTTCCAGTCCAGGTCAGGGGATGCCATGGGGATGAACATGATTTCAAAG GGTACAGAGAAAGCACTTTCAAAACTTCACGAGTATTTCCCTGAAATGCAGATTCTAGCCGTTAGTGGTAACTATTGTACTGACAAGAAACCTGCTGCTATAAATTGGATAGAGGGAAGAGGAAAATCTGTTGTTTGTGAAGCTGTCATTCCAGCCAAGGTTGTCAGAGAA GTATTAAAGACGACCACAGAGGCTATGATTGAGGTCAACATTAACAAGAATTTAGTGGGCTCTGCCATGGCTGGGAGCATAGGGGGCTACAACGCCCATGCAGCAAACATTGTCACTGCCATCTACATTGCCTGTGGACAG GATGCAGCACAGAATGTTGGTAGTTCAAACTGTATTACTTTAATGGAAGCAAGTGGTCCCACAAATGAAGATTTATATATCAGCTGCACCATGCCATCTATAGAGATAGGAACGGTGGGTGGTGGGACCAACCTACTACCTCAGCAAGCCTGTTTGCAG ATGCTAGGTGTTCAAGGAGCATGCAAAGATAATCCTGGGGAAAATGCTCGTCAGCTTGCCCGAATTGTGTGTGGGACTGTAATGGCTGGGGAATTGTCACTTATGGCAGCATTGGCAGCAGGTCATCTTGTCAAAAGTCACATGATTCACAACAG GTCGAAGATCAATTTACAAGACCTCCAAGGAGCTTGCACCAAGAAGACAGCTTGA